Within Topomyia yanbarensis strain Yona2022 chromosome 2, ASM3024719v1, whole genome shotgun sequence, the genomic segment ataaaggtgaaattttttccaaaatatgatcacaactgcttcgatttgtagtattaggtcactaacatccattcaaagtctatttggccacattggccacgatcgtcggttccggaagccccggcggaagtatctaaattcagaataacagtcacatcggtttctcggagatggctagaccgattcgactaaacttggcctcaaatgaaaggtattacgtccccgtaaatggctatttaatttcattccgatccgacttccggttccggagttacaggttgtggcgtgcgatcacatagcaaattgtgattcaaaccgatactccgatgaaagcaaaaaaggtaaaaatttcgctaaaatgtctctcaaacaacttaaatttgctgttctaggtcaccgacggccaaccaaactttcgttgactacattgaccaccatagaaggttccggaagtgcccgggaaaagcggccatctttcaaaatttacgaactcacatcagtttcccgaaaatgttTGGGCCaaatttcacaaacttagtcccaaatgatagctatattatccccacagatgtctataaaatttcgtacggatcgcttatatgggtccggaaatatagactaaatcgtccggtcacatatgaaattcccatataagccgaactcaatttttttttcaaaggggggacctcatgaaatttcagaaatcgaattcgtatttttgatgccaaacatctttaaaatgcatgaaacgtcgagattttatgttatctcgaaaaaatctttttttataaaaatcgactttttgggactgccgatttcgcacctttttgcctttctcaatagaaaggtattgcaattgctctgaaaaccgactttttaacggaggcccggagggccgagtgacatataccattcgattcagttcgtcgagttcggcaaatgtctgtgtgtgtgtatgtgtgtatgtatgtatgtgtgtgtatgtgcgtatgtgtgtgtatgtgaccaaaaatgtcactcatttttcttagagatggctgaaccgattttgacaaacttagtctcaaatgaaaggtgcaacgttcccataggctgctattgaatttataatgggtccaacttccggttccggaattacagggtgatgagtacgaacacgcagaaaatgtcgattttaataaattctgcaatgaatgtataaaggtgaaaatttttccaaaatatgaccacaactgcttcgatttgtagtattaggtcactaacatccattcaaagtctatttggccacattggctaccatcatcggttccggaagccccggcggaagtatctaaattcagaataacagtcacatcggtttctcggagatagctagaccgattcgactaaacttggcctcaaatgaaaggtattacgtccccgtaaatggctatttaatttcatcccgatccgacttccggttccggagttacaggttgtggcgtgcgatcacatagcaaattgtgatttaaaccgatactccgatgaaagcaaaaaaggtaaaaatttcgctaaaatgtctctcaaacaacttaaatttgctgttctaggtcaccgacggccaaccaaactttcgttgactacattgaccaccatagacggttccggaagtgcccgggaaaagcggtcatctttcaaaatttatgaactcacatcagtttcccgaaaatgtttgggccgattttcacaaacttagtcccaaatgatagctataatatccccatagatgtcaataaaatttcgtacggatcgcttatatgggtccggaaatatagactaaatcgtccggtcacatatgaaattcccatctttaaaatgcatgaaacgtcgagattttatgttaaaattttattataaaaatcgactttttgggactttgccgatttcgcaccttttttcagttcatgttttaccgccggcgtcggcggtaaaacatgatgatgagttatgttctaccatagaccatgcggtagacttgggtgaaacacccaactcctactctgcagaaggcaaaaaattcttcacatttcctttcgatcatgcccatatgagcctgcctagttctagttttccgttctaagtttataactgattcgctctagaatacctatccgtctttcaatttcattgctttcgtttctcttagtctcaaatttgccgaaaatagccaacaaaatcgatacagaacaagggtgttagttgttagtaattgcccccaattccttctttttccacagatgtgttttttttttgttcgagatcttttgctactttgctcgttttaataatttcgagttcttttgcctgttgtgctcggtttttagtaattttttttttgtaatattgttttaggctcgagatggataatatatttttttgtgtgtccTCGAGTTATgtctttttttgtaattgtgtttttttcataataatttttttttcataatatttttttttctttaaatttttttcaaaaatgttttgtgtcgACAACATTTGTCGAAGCGAGGTAAGTATTTTTGCGGGAATACTTGATTGTCTTCCTTCCCGTCTATCGTGGCTATTGTGTatgttgcttcgacatctccccctATCCAATTGAGGTTGACCCAGGAGGGTACCTGTAAATAAAGACCTAAATTCCTGAAAATAGATACATGGTATTGTTAACCATGCGGTTATGAAAGAAAAGTACTCTGAAATCTTACTTACCCTAGTTAGCTCTATCGATCCTAGAGAGCACCTGAAAATTAAAATTGCCAAGGTGGACTGATGCGCAACTTGCGAAACCAAATCGAAATTCTCCTAataatatttagaaagatagAAAAAATAACGCACTTTGGCTCATTTGCGACTCTTGtgaaatttaaattgaaattctTCTGTAGTATCTGTCTCTACTGcaacttgttgataactttcTTGTTTTGGCATGTTTgcccttttcataaaatatttcccATCTGGGCGTTTTCTCGCCATTTGCTTaactgcattttttttatttttatattttaaccaGTACTTGGACGGATTCATTTGGTAAAATGTAATCTTCTGAGCGTGTTCGCTACACGTCTCTTTATAAATTGTTTACTCTCACTTCCACGTTTTTCGTGATGCTTTCATCACCTATAGTTATAATGTCCTTTAAGACTTTTCTGATTATTAAACCTTTTTGCATTGTTTCAACTGATAAGATCACCTAACATTGGTCTGATCTGATTCTTTTCCTTGTATTTGTCTCGTATTCCTGCTCTTCACCCTTTTCGCCCTTACTTAATTCGGTCTCGTTTGTCAACTTTTTCGTCCTATCTGAAATTTGACCACTCGTTCATACTTCACTCATTTATCATGCATACCGGCGTAGGTTTCCTTGTGTTCATTCACCCTTGTCATTCTCAGGAGTCCTACCTCCCCTTGTCCATTCATTCTTGTGCTTCTAATCTCGATTCTTCGGTATTGTCAACTCTGGAGTTTCAAATCGTAGTATAGCTTACACGATCCGATTTAGAAAATAAGCGCCCTTTATAATCTTGGCTCTAGCTCTGGTCCTTTGACTCTGGCTTTTGGCTCtacttttattttggctctggttCGCTGACTCAGGACTTCTTGTATTTTCACTTTATAAATTGCACTCGACTCAGGTCCTTTGACtctggctcttggctcttgactTTTATTTCGGCTCTGGTTCAATGGCTCAGGCCCTTCTGTATTTTTGCTTTGGTTTGGTTCAGGTTTCTTGGACTCTGACCATCTCTTGTATTCATTGTCAATGTTTTGCAACCTTCCTTTTGATTGCACTTTTTCCTGTGTTACAATTGAAAACAACCTCGCAAAATTTATGATATCCCATATTTTATACGACAGTTTTCTTGtctcgttaataaaaaaaaagtttcccactttctggctttatattttctaccattttaaattgctttttatCGACAGACActgcttattttattttaaacttttgatttttttctgacaTAAACCTGTGATATCTTGCGTACCCTCCATCCTCGATTCCTACTCTTTCTCCCCGAGCCTAAGCCCCCGGTTCTTTCACTCATCTCATTACATCTCACTCACTCTCTCAACTTCAGATACCATATCTTCCCTTTTGCAAACAATTGAAAAccaattttatttcaaagatTCATCGATTTCTTCGCACAAATTTAGATATCGCTTCGGACACCTGACACTACATCTCTTGCGGCTCGGTTCCTCAACATCAGCGTTTTGTTCGTACGGTATAGACGAAGTTTCTACTTCATGTGAGTTGTGTGTTCCCTGTTGCTCCTTTTCCTTAGCGTGCAATGGTTCAGACTTCTCCACTTCCGTCTGTGTAAGATCTTTGTACCGTTCAACATATTTCTTCAACATCTTGACGTTACGTTCATACACCTTATCGGTAGTCACATCCTTTATCGTAGCTCTTCCAGCTACTGATAGCTTTACCACTTCATGCTTTGCGTTTTTATAAATTGTGTCAGCCTTGTCCCTCTTTTGCTGCATTACTAGCACCATATCTCCTACCCGGATTTCATTCGCTCGTGCACCTCGTCTCTTATCTTCCCTTGCATTGCGCTCAAATTTAGCAACTCGGTCACGGTCCCGTAGCTCGCCATCTAGTAACTGTGCTGAATTTACTTTGATGTTAGGCAGCATGCCTCTAACCGCTCGCCCGAACATCAATTCTGCGGGAGGTACTTTCGTCACGTGATGGGGCCAGGAATTATATGCGGCGACATAATCGGCAAGGGCATCCTTCCAATTCTGTTTAGTGAGCCTGGCTATGGTTGCAACTTTGTTTATTCCTTGCATGCAACGTTCAACCAGACCGTTTTCGGTTGGATTAAGAGGAGTACTATGAATAAGTTTGATACCCCAGATATCCTTCAACCAAGACCGCAATTCAGAGTTATTGAATGGTGGCCCATTATCAGCTTTCAGTGTCTTTGGTAAAtgataaatgttaaaaaattcgCCGTAGGACCCTTTTCATCGCTTCAGTATCTGTCTTTTCCATAGGTAATGCCACCAGGAACCTCGAATAGTTGTCTGTAAGTACTAACGCCTTCCAATTCATCGTATCCGAACATGAGGAAAAATCCATGGAAACGTATTCCCACGGATTGGCCACCACAATCCTTGTCTCAAAAAGTTTTTCATTGTGGACATTCCTGGATGACTGCGATGGGCTATAACAAGAGCTCGTCTACGTAGAAATACCGGAAGCAACAATTTCTCTTGCTTTAATATTACATTCTCTTGGACATACATGTCGTGTTGGAATGGCTGGTATTTGATAATGCTTGGTGGCCATTTATCGGTCTTTTCCAGCCATTGAACAACTGTCTGCAACTCCTCGTCTTTCAGTGATTCCTCCTGTACCTGTGCTGTGGTTAACGCTAGGAGCTGCTCGTTGATGTTATTGATGTTCGCATCGACTAAACACAGTTCATGAGGTTCTTTTTCCGCTCCGAATTGCATATCGTTGCGCTTCCCTCCAATCCAAGATGCTGCATCAGCAATATTGTCTTTGCCTGATACATGTTCAAAGTCATAGTTAAAATGGTCCATTCTTAAAAACCAACTTTCTGCCCGTGACATAATCCTTTTACCTACATCTTTTCGCTGTTTTGTCTTAACCATAAACATAAGTGCCTCGCTATCCGAACGCAACGTAAATTTACATCCAAGCAGGTAATATGCAAACCGTTGCATGGCCCAGACAATCGCTAGTGCTTCGCGATGCAGCTGCGGGTATCGACTCTCTACTTCCGTTAAACTTTTCGACGCACATGCTATTATTCGACGCTCCCCTGACACAGCATCCTGTTGTGTAAAAAACAGCGCCAAGCCCCCAAGGAGATGCATCCGTATATAGTACtgttcgatcattttgattgaaATATCCTCGTTTTACCAAGTCGTTCTCCGTCGCATTTTTCAAATCATCGAATGCTTTTTGTTGTATCTCGGACCACTCAAACCTAGTATTGTGATGCAGTAGATCACGTAGAGGCTTAGTAATGTGTGTGTGTGGCCCTCGCTAATGAAAGTGATCATACCCAGAAAACTTCTAACTTCAGAAACATCATTTGGTTTCTCGAACCGCATTATATCTGAGATCTTCTTCTGCGTCGGTAACATGCCCCTTCCGTCCAGAGTAAATCCGACAAACTCAATCGTTCTCTGGTTATACGATGATTTCTCTTCATTTATAGTTAAATTGTGGCTTGGAACTACATGTTTCACTTCATCCACGTTTTTCTGGAGTTCTTCCAAAGATGGGGCGAATACCAGAACATCGTCAAGGTATACAATGATGCCCTTGCAATTGATCAGCATCATCTCCATAACCCGCTGGAACAGTTCTGGAGCACACGAAAGCCCAAATGGTTGTAGCGTCTTTGGTATCAGTTAAGAAATTAGGGTTAAGAAACACACTCCAACAAGAAACAATTAAGCGTACACACAGCAAGTCACACGCCCCTCGCACGCTTTGCGTCGATCGACTAAGGCGCCGCCGCAATTAATTAAGACGTCAAACATTCGGCTGTCAGTGATATTTCCGCTAAAACCACACTATAGAAATTCACTTCGAAAAGCAGCTCGGTCCAGTTGGCCGCACAAAGCACACGGTCATTCTCGAAACGGTGGACCGGCCTTCTAGCACAACGGGAAGACAAAGCACGCTCGTAAAAGGCTGCATCACTGGAAAGATATTTTCACCAGGTTAGTcgcaaaattgaaattaaaagaacgTGTACTCACAAGATCCGTCACTTCGCAGCACAGCTTTAAAGTAAGGCCGCTACTCACAGCTAAACGGACCTAGCAGGCAAGATTATTAAGACCGCTCACTCAATTCACCCAATCCGCATGCGATAATCGGCATCTGGGGAAGCAAATCTGTCGAAGCGGTGGAAACCCCACGAACACGCAGAGGAAGATCTGAAAGACAGGTTAGTTATCGGATGGTTCGCAAAGCGTGATCTAATCAGCACCAACTCGTTCCACAGCATAACAAGCGATACAAAGTCAAACGGATTGAGTGTCCGTTGGGGAATACGTGCATCATTACGACACGACGGGGATCGAAAAGTGAGTAACACAAAATACTGGTGAAATGACATTGCTGACTCTTGTTTCCTGTCAGGGTCCCCGTTTTTGTACATCGAACGAAGTCGTTCCGGTCATTGCGTGGTGAGAGATCCGCGACGAACGAGGTGAGCGATACCATCGTAAATACAGCACGTAAACTGCTGAGCCGTGAACGGCAGAGTTGTTGGATTGATATTGGGCGCTCAGTCGACCACGTGTGGCATATCATAGCAGGCGTGGCCAGGATTAGAGGGCGTGCTTCTTCGTGTTGGAAACGCGGTGGACCAACGAACTAACCCACCGATTTTCGTAACGGGTGATCAAAAGACACAGGACTGCTGCAAGAAAAGCGTGGCGGACGAAGGGAAGTAACGTGACGTGTGTAGTGTGGGGCCCCCGCTCAAGTGTAGTGAGTACCTAAAATTAAGCATGCAATAGACAGGAGAAAGAGGATAGAAGGAGAGGAGAGAGAAGAGAGAATGAACAAGATGCAGTAGGttaagaataaatgtagtagTTGGAAGAAGTGTCGTTGTTTTGTTGGTGCGTTCAGCTTATTCCCTTTTTGGTGCTAGCGGCACAGCGGAGGCATGTTCACGGCCGAAGCGATAAAATTATTACACTGGCGCCCAACTAAAAACCCCACATTAGACACACATTATCGTTAGCATTGAGTTTTGTTTAGTTTGGTGATAGTTTTGTGAATTTTCACTCGAATTTTTTATGTTACATTCGATTAGTGAAACCGATTTTGATTATGGATTATACGCACTTAATCGATGAGGAGATTGAGTACGAGTTGGCTTTGAGACATGTGGTTAATTTAGAACCAAAGACTCATCGCACGAAAGTGCAACTTTTGCAAAAAGCAATCCGAGAGGATGCAGCACGGAATGTGACACGGGACAGCGCAGAACACGCTATAAGTCCCACAGTAAACATGGAAAGGTGTCAAATCCAAATTTATGAATTACATAAGCTGGTTATTGTCGCTCTTAGAGACGTAAATATAGAAATGCTCGCGCAGCTTCGGTCGCGTATCGCACACTATCGATTCCGGTTAGCAATTTTGAAACCTCCGGATGGGTTCGCGGAAGCGCACAGTTCGCTTCGAACGCTAGTTAAAGTGATGGAATGTGATGTGAACAGTGTACTGAACAGAGCAGTCACCCGAGTGGTGAACGGAAGTGGTGGAGGAAGAGAACAATTGGACGTACCGATAGGTAGAAACAACGTCTCAAGAGCAAGCGATAGCAGACAACACACCTCGTTACCTCCAACCAGCTCTCCACTAATACCAGGACGTTTGGCGTGGCCGGACTTCACCGTTTCGATGGGAGCTCGCACTACACCCCATTCCCATCCGGGAATCGCACAAACAACAGCAACATGAGAGGAGCGACGAGCGAACTTCAAGGCCAGTCGCACCTGAATGACGTCGACACGGCGGAAGTCATTTGGCCACCACCATCAAGAACACAGCAGGAGGCTGAACAGGCACACAATCCAAACCGAAACAATCGATGTCGCAACGCGTAGGAGGAATTCGACGGACTTTGGGATGATTTACTACGTCATCTACTGCGGCGGGAATCAGCACCAGCACAAAATCGTAGTGAGGACAGGCGCATGCTGAAGGCAGTGCACAACTGGCCGTTCAAGTTCAGACGAGAGAAGGACACCACATCACTGAACGTTTTTCTGGGCAGGATGGAAACTTTCGCCAGATCGGAAGGAATGAACGATGACACACTGCTAGCTAGGCGATCGTCACAGCAGCAAGACCAAGAACACTGCAGGAGATGGTTGAGATCTGCACCATCTACGACGAAACTAGACTGCTGCTGAGCAGGCAGCGACGTCTTCCTATACCGCACGGCGCATTGTTGGAACCAAACTTTGCAACGCCGACGGTTACACCAAAGCCGACGCACACCCCACAATATCAACCACGATTCAATCGAGTTCACGCGGTTGAGATGGAGGAAACCTTGGGAGACGATAACAGGATACCGGAAAGTCTGGCAGCAAGTTACGAAGTAGATCAGTCACATGGTTGGAAAGATCCCTGGCAACTGAAAATAGATCAGCTAATGGAGCAGGTCAGTGAAATGAAATTGCAATTATCAGCAAGAGGACCAAGACCAACATTTCCATCATCGCAAAAAACAAACCCACCGGTGCAGCATCGGCGGTATATGCAACAACAGGAAATGCAAACACGACACGGGCAGCTTCAGCAACAGGTATTGCAACAGCACCAGCCACATCATGTGCCTTTTGCGCAGACAAAGGCACACCAACCGAGAAGCGAGGAGCCTTCACTGCAAGCACAGGGCGAAAGCACTTCTGATCACCGGCGCTTAGTGATGATTTGATGGAACTGTGACGAGGAAGGACATCGGTTCATGGACTGTCCCAAGCCACAGGCGATATTATTCTGCTACAGATGCGGGAGGAAAGGATATTCACTGCGCAGCTGTTTCTCTTGCAGAACTGATGCGGGAAACGGCACAGCGGAGAACAGACAGTAGAGGGAAATGATTTTCCGCAGCAGCTCGAGAATCCCTCAA encodes:
- the LOC131680035 gene encoding uncharacterized protein LOC131680035; translated protein: MVEICTIYDETRLLLSRQRRLPIPHGALLEPNFATPTVTPKPTHTPQYQPRFNRVHAVEMEETLGDDNRIPESLAASYEVDQSHGWKDPWQLKIDQLMEQVSEMKLQLSARGPRPTFPSSQKTNPPVQHRRYMQQQEMQTRHGQLQQQVLQQHQPHHVPFAQTKAHQPRSEEPSLQAQGESTSDHRRLVMI